A window of the Gossypium hirsutum isolate 1008001.06 chromosome A05, Gossypium_hirsutum_v2.1, whole genome shotgun sequence genome harbors these coding sequences:
- the LOC107960722 gene encoding uncharacterized protein: protein MEVVIPDTPVMDFDFNSARSSPRSSAPSTPRRFGDCFFSAPTSPTRMSEFYREFDRFSMMDDRQKSKRSTCLAIPFDWEEKPGTPKSPRAARNDDDDDDFAFDFSEALEKTSLSAEELFDGGKIKPLKPPPRLQVDEYNQKSPLLSSPRSPTSPLSQGRKFFREAFSPRKKKDRDPFATAIETSRNQTDDGRRGRERVQDHLSKNSSRRATRSLSPYRVSEYPWEEQEQEQEQENKQQRNGSTNDKPPSLDSKPSLSSNKGSSRKWRLRDLLLFRSASEGHATDKYSLRKYSSSFFKKPEDSKNSSLKSGDRSGSGGSRRKASAHEIHYTTNKAVSENMKKKTFLPYKQGILGRLAFNPS, encoded by the coding sequence ATGGAAGTGGTGATACCGGATACTCCAGTGATGGATTTTGATTTCAACAGCGCTAGATCATCTCCACGTTCAAGTGCTCCTTCTACGCCTAGACGATTTGGTGACTGTTTCTTCAGTGCTCCCACAAGTCCTACAAGAATGTCCGAGTTTTATCGCGAATTCGATAGGTTCTCGATGATGGATGATAGGCAGAAAAGCAAAAGAAGCACTTGTTTGGCGATTCCTTTTGATTGGGAAGAAAAGCCAGGTACACCCAAGTCACCAAGAGCCGCAAGAaatgacgatgatgatgatgattttgcTTTTGATTTTAGTGAGGCCTTGGAGAAAACATCTCTGTCAGCTGAAGAACTCTTTGATGGAGGGAAAATCAAGCCCTTGAAGCCTCCACCTCGTTTACAGGTCGATGAGTATAACCAGAAAAGCCCGCTCTTATCGTCGCCTCGCTCGCCAACATCACCGTTATCCCAAGGCAGAAAGTTTTTCCGGGAAGCTTTTTCACCGAGGAAGAAGAAGGACAGAGATCCTTTCGCAACCGCCATTGAAACCAGTCGGAATCAAACTGATGACGGCAGAAGAGGAAGAGAAAGAGTTCAAGATCACTTATCCAAGAATTCAAGCCGCAGAGCAACAAGATCGCTTTCTCCTTACAGAGTCTCCGAGTACCCATGGgaagaacaagaacaagaacaagaacaagaaaaCAAACAACAGCGAAATGGAAGCACCAATGACAAGCCACCATCATTGGATTCAAAACCTTCGCTTTCATCAAACAAGGGTTCTTCCAGAAAATGGAGATTAAGAGATCTCCTCTTGTTTAGAAGCGCATCCGAGGGACATGCGACAGATAAATACTCATTGAGGAAGTACTCGTCGAGCTTCTTCAAGAAACCTGAAGATAGCAAGAATTCAAGTTTGAAATCCGGCGACCGCTCCGGTTCAGGTGGGTCTAGAAGAAAAGCATCGGCTCACGAGATACACTACACGACGAACAAAGCAGTATCCGAGAACATGAAGAAAAAAACATTCTTGCCATACAAACAGGGTATTCTGGGAAGGCTAGCGTTCAATCCCAGTTAA
- the LOC107958094 gene encoding uncharacterized protein, whose amino-acid sequence MNSRGRNSFQSKKVPGKHEKEEAEMQGNKPTIATKTMKNRRASSKERKKALQQDVDKLKKKLRQEENIHRALERAFNRPLGALPRLPPYLPPPTLELLAEVAVLEEEIVRLEEQVVHFRQDLYQEAVYTSTSKRNMESSADSSEPCLDNSPKRPQPRTSTRNTSMASHLQSLSDEGRGKENQSCTNSTKSNKGSLVDKSPTVKTPVNRPLIDSKPAEKRLDPQKLQFECRVRDLDSAEARNLSTSEERPLANDGPNKVSEELVKCLSTIFLRMSSKKRNSAADSFPSLSMLGSQENSDVTKFQDPYGICSNFGRRDIGPYKHLFPIDAGSINLNRTSNSLFLLRRLKLLLGRLATTNLQNLNHQEKLAFWINIYNSCMMNAFLEHGVPESPEMVVELMRKATINVGRRLLNAITIEHFILRLPYHSKFTFSKGAKNDEMTARSMFGLELSEPLVTFALSCGSWSSPAVRVYTASHVDAELEVAKKEYLQATVGISSTKFAIPKLLDWYLLDFAKDLDSLLDWICLQLPSEIGKEAIKYLERAKSESLLQFVQIIPYDFSFRSLLCT is encoded by the exons ATGAATAGCAGAGGCCGGAATTCTTTTCAGTCTAAGAAAGTTCCAGGGAAGCATGAAAAA GAGGAGGCTGAAATGCAGGGGAACAAGCCAACAATTGCAACAAAGACAATGAAGAATCGACGAGCCTCAAGCAAAGAGAGAAAAAAGGCTTTACAACAAGAT GTTGATAAACTGAAGAAGAAGCTTAGGCAGGAAGAGAACATTCACAGGGCTCTGGAGAGAGCTTTTAACCGACCTTTGGGAGCTTTACCTCGTCTTCCTCCCTATCTCCCTCCTCCT ACATTGGAGCTTTTAGCAGAAGTGGCAGTACTGGAAGAGGAGATTGTTCGGCTGGAAGAACAGGTGGTGCACTTCAGACAGGATTTGTATCAGGAAGCTGTGTATACATCTACATCAAAAAGGAACATGGAGAGTTCAGCCGATTCGAGTGAGCCTTGCCTGGACAATAGTCCTAAACGTCCTCAACCCAGAACTTCAACTAGAAATACATCCATGGCAAGTCATTTGCAATCTTTATCGG atgaaGGGAGGGGAAAAGAGAACCAATCTTGTACTAATTCCACAAAGAGCAATAAGGGATCCTTGGTGGATAAAAGCCCAACAGTGAAAACTCCGGTGAACAGACCTTTGATTGATTCAAAGCCCGCAGAGAAACGTTTAGACCCTCAAAAATTGCAG TTTGAATGCAGAGTGAGAGACTTAGATAGTGCAGAAGCGCGGAATCTTAGCACTTCAGAAGAGAGACCGCTGGCAAACGATGGCCCTAATAAAGTTTCCGAGGAACTTGTCAAATGCCTGTCCACCATATTCTTAAGAATGAGCTCAAAAAAGAGAAACTCTGCTGCTGACAGTTTTCCTTCATTATCAATGTTAGGCTCCCAAGAAAATAGTGATGTAACAAAATTTCAGGACCCGTATGGTATTTGTTCGAATTTTGGAAGGAGAGATATTGGTCCTTATAAGCATTTGTTTCCAATTGATGCTGGCTCAATCAATCTGAATCGAACTTCAAATTCTTTATTTCTTCTGCGAAGGCTCAa ACTACTCCTTGGAAGACTTGCCACCACCAACTTGCAGAACCTAAATCATCAGGAGAAGCTTGCCTTTTGGATAAATATCTACAATTCCTGcatgatgaat GCATTCTTAGAACATGGAGTACCTGAGAGTCCGGAGATGGTTGTGGAATTGATGAGAAAG GCAACTATAAATGTTGGGCGACGCCTGCTAAATGCAATAACTATTGAACATTTCATTCTCAGATTGCCTTACCACTCCAAATTT ACCTTTTCAAAGGGTGCCAAGAACGATGAAATGACTGCCAGGAGCATGTTCGGATTGGAACTATCTGAACCATTGGTGACATTTGCCCTCTCATGTGGAAGCTGGTCCTCTCCTGCT GTGCGAGTATATACTGCTTCTCACGTTGACGCCGAACTCGAAGTTGCTAAGAAGGAGTACTTACAGGCTACAGTTGGAATTTCGTCAACAAAGTTTGCAATCCCTAAACTGTTGGACTGGTACTTGCTCGACTTTGCTAAGGACTTGGATTCATTGCTCGATTGGATTTGCCTTCAACTACCTAGTGAAATTGGAAAAGAAGCAATTAAGTATCTTGAAAGGGCTAAAAGTGAGTCTCTTCTACAGTTTGTTCAAATTATACCTTATGACTTCAGCTTTAGGTCCCTTCTATGCACATAA
- the LOC107958096 gene encoding serine carboxypeptidase 1, whose protein sequence is MLAKFRRNKLCTELVLAAMEVNAIWLLLLLPCSFPGFLISSCMGNQIDYLNRLVASRRSSNPPRPESWAQLDDQGNSHSSPVFVGSQKGLMQADKIDKLPGQPEGVDFDQYAGYVTVDPVADRALFYYFVESPVTSPNKPLVLWLNGGPGCSSLGYGAMQELGPFRVNSDGKTLYRNEYAWNNVANVIFLESPAGVGFSYSKNSSDYTQVGDKRTAEDSHVFLLNWLERFPQYKTRDLFITGESYAGHYVPQLASYILSRNKNTNQSVINLKGIAIGNAWIDDNICTKGRFDYLWTHALNSDETNEGVNKYCNFASQDLVTNKAVAKNATDQCDQYQSRALTEMGDIDLYGIYSPLCNSSAIKPGSDGNVLNFDPCSDVHVKSYLNLAKVQAALHAKATKWSACSGVGWTDSPMSTLPEIRALAKVIRVWIYSGDTDGLVPVTSSRYAIKTLQLPVETAWRPWYSDSEVGGYVVGYKGVVFTTVRGAGHTVPSYQPARALTMIASFLQEKLPPGTPPS, encoded by the exons ATGTTGGCAAAGTTCAGACGCAACAAACTCTGCACTGAACTAGTATTAGCAGCAATGGAAGTTAATGCAATATGGTTGCTGCTGCTATTGCCTTGCTCCTTTCCTGGTTTCCTCATTTCATCATGCATGGGAAACCAGATTGACTACCTCAACAGGTTGGTTGCATCACGCAGATCCTCGAACCCTCCTCGCCCAGAGTCATGGGCTCAGCTAGATGATCAAGGAAATAGTCATAGCTCTCCAGTGTTTGTAGGATCTCAGAAAGGGTTGATGCAAGCTGACAAGATCGACAAACTGCCGGGTCAGCCTGAAGGGGTGGATTTTGATCAATATGCAGGCTATGTAACAGTAGATCCGGTGGCTGATCGAGCATTGTTCTATTATTTCGTGGAGTCACCGGTAACTTCTCCAAATAAGCCTCTGGTTTTATGGTTAAATGGAG GTCCAGGATGCTCGTCTTTAGGATATGGAGCCATGCAAGAACTTGGACCTTTCAGAGTTAACAGTGACGGAAAAACGCTTTACAGAAATGAATATGCATGGAACAATG TTGCAAACGTGATATTCCTGGAATCACCAGCCGGAGTTGGATTTTCTTATTCCAAAAATTCCTCAGACTATACCCAAGTAGGTGACAAGAGAACAGCAGAGGACTCGCATGTTTTTCTCCTCAACTGGCTTGAAAGATTTCCCCAGTATAAGACACGAGATCTCTTTATAACCGGTGAGAGCTATGCTGGTCATTATGTTCCTCAGCTTGCTTCTTATATTCTCTCAAGAAACAAGAACACCAATCAGAGCGTCATCAATCTCAAGGGAATTGCA ATTGGAAATGCTTGGATAGATGATAACATTTGTACAAAGGGACGGTTTGATTATTTATGGACACACGCTCTCAACTCTGATGAAACCAATGAAGGGGTTAACAAGTACTGCAACTTTGCTAGTCAAGATTTAGTTACCAACAAGGCAGTTGCAAAAAACGCTACAGACCAGTGTGATCAGTATCAAAGTCGGGCACTAACAGAGATGGGAGACATTGACTTGTACGGTATTTACTCCCCTTTATGCAATTCATCGGCAATAAAACCTGGCTCAGATGGTAAT GTGTTGAATTTTGATCCCTGCTCTGACGTCCACGTTAAGTCCTACCTAAATCTTGCCAAAGTACAAGCAGCCCTTCATGCCAAAGCTACAAAATGGTCAGCTTGCAG TGGTGTTGGATGGACAGACAGCCCAATGTCTACTCTCCCTGAAATACGGGCCTTGGCAAAAGTGATTAGGGTGTGGATATACAG CGGGGACACAGATGGTCTAGTTCCAGTGACATCCTCCAGGTATGCCATCAAGACCCTGCAGCTTCCAGTAGAGACTGCTTGGCGGCCATGGTATTCTGATAGTGAG GTTGGAGGATATGTCGTTGGCTACAAGGGAGTGGTTTTTACCACAGTTAGGGGAGCTGGACACACGGTTCCAAGCTACCAGCCAGCGAGAGCACTTACCATGATCGCATCTTTCCTCCAGGAGAAACTGCCTCCAGGCACTCCTCCCTCTTAA
- the LOC107958097 gene encoding uroporphyrinogen-III synthase, chloroplastic isoform X2: MALLSLSSLSPLAPPCPSFPLQLQTRISFSRARIGASSTSSPSTSQVIQHASSNPKVVVTRERGKNTKLFDALAEHGINCLELPLIQHSQGPDSDRLVSVLSETAFDWIVITSPEAGSVFLEAWKAAGTPNVRIGVVGAGTASIFENLNQSSKQSLHVAFAPSKATGKVLASELPMDGNKRCTVLYPASAKASNEIEEGLSHRGFQVLRLNTYTTVPVDHVDHIVLEKAQSVPVVAVASPSAVRSWVNLISEPDSWSNAVACIGETTASAAKRLGLRNVYFPMQPGLDGWVASILEALRAHDKF; this comes from the exons ATGGCGTTACTTTCTCTCTCCTCTCTCAGTCCTCTCGCTCCGCCATGTCCGTCTTTTCCTCTGCAACTTCAAACGCGAATCTCTTTCTCTCGTGCCAGAATCGGAGCGTCTTCGACTTCGTCTCCGTCGACTTCGCAAGTGATTCAGCATGCTTCTTCAAATCCGAAAGTCGTCGTCACCAGAGAACGAGGCAAAAACACCAAGCTTTTTGACGCTCTG GCCGAACATGGGATCAATTGCTTGGAACTTCCCCTTATTCAGCATTCACAAGGGCCTGACTCGGATAGGCTTGTTTCTGTTTTAAGTG AAACGGCGTTTGACTGGATTGTCATAACTTCACCTGAAGCTGGTTCAGTCTTTCTTGAGGCATGGAA GGCAGCAGGAACACCAAATGTTAGGATTGGTGTTGTTGGAGCTGGTACTGCAAGTATatttgagaatctaaatcaatCATCAAAGCAATCACTTCATGTTGCATTTGCACCATCAAAAG CAACAGGCAAAGTTTTGGCTTCAGAGCTTCCAATGGATGGGAATAAGAGATGCACTGTCTTATATCCAGCTTCAGCGAAGGCTAGCAATGAGATTG AAGAAGGCTTGTCTCATCGTGGATTTCAGGTTCTGAGGCTAAATACTTACACAACT GTACCTGTTGATCATGTTGACCATATTGTCTTGGAGAAGGCCCAATCTGTGCCAGTTGTTGCTGTTGCTTCACCTTCTGCGGTTCG ATCTTGGGTCAATCTCATTTCAGAGCCTGATTCTTGGAGCAATGCAGTGGCCTGTATTGGAGAGACAACTGCCTCCGCTGCAAAAAGATTAGGATTGAGAAATGTGTATTTCCCGATGCAGCCTGGACTTGATGG ATGGGTTGCTAGCATCCTTGAAGCCTTAAGGGCTCATGACAAATTTTAG
- the LOC107958097 gene encoding uroporphyrinogen-III synthase, chloroplastic isoform X3, which yields MALLSLSSLSPLAPPCPSFPLQLQTRISFSRARIGASSTSSPSTSQVIQHASSNPKVVVTRERGKNTKLFDALAEHGINCLELPLIQHSQGPDSDRLVSVLSAETAFDWIVITSPEAGSVFLEAWKAAGTPNVRIGVVGAGTASIFENLNQSSKQSLHVAFAPSKATGKVLASELPMDGNKRCTVLYPASAKASNEIEGLSHRGFQVLRLNTYTTVPVDHVDHIVLEKAQSVPVVAVASPSAVRSWVNLISEPDSWSNAVACIGETTASAAKRLGLRNVYFPMQPGLDGWVASILEALRAHDKF from the exons ATGGCGTTACTTTCTCTCTCCTCTCTCAGTCCTCTCGCTCCGCCATGTCCGTCTTTTCCTCTGCAACTTCAAACGCGAATCTCTTTCTCTCGTGCCAGAATCGGAGCGTCTTCGACTTCGTCTCCGTCGACTTCGCAAGTGATTCAGCATGCTTCTTCAAATCCGAAAGTCGTCGTCACCAGAGAACGAGGCAAAAACACCAAGCTTTTTGACGCTCTG GCCGAACATGGGATCAATTGCTTGGAACTTCCCCTTATTCAGCATTCACAAGGGCCTGACTCGGATAGGCTTGTTTCTGTTTTAAGTG CAGAAACGGCGTTTGACTGGATTGTCATAACTTCACCTGAAGCTGGTTCAGTCTTTCTTGAGGCATGGAA GGCAGCAGGAACACCAAATGTTAGGATTGGTGTTGTTGGAGCTGGTACTGCAAGTATatttgagaatctaaatcaatCATCAAAGCAATCACTTCATGTTGCATTTGCACCATCAAAAG CAACAGGCAAAGTTTTGGCTTCAGAGCTTCCAATGGATGGGAATAAGAGATGCACTGTCTTATATCCAGCTTCAGCGAAGGCTAGCAATGAGATTG AAGGCTTGTCTCATCGTGGATTTCAGGTTCTGAGGCTAAATACTTACACAACT GTACCTGTTGATCATGTTGACCATATTGTCTTGGAGAAGGCCCAATCTGTGCCAGTTGTTGCTGTTGCTTCACCTTCTGCGGTTCG ATCTTGGGTCAATCTCATTTCAGAGCCTGATTCTTGGAGCAATGCAGTGGCCTGTATTGGAGAGACAACTGCCTCCGCTGCAAAAAGATTAGGATTGAGAAATGTGTATTTCCCGATGCAGCCTGGACTTGATGG ATGGGTTGCTAGCATCCTTGAAGCCTTAAGGGCTCATGACAAATTTTAG
- the LOC107958097 gene encoding uroporphyrinogen-III synthase, chloroplastic isoform X1, translating into MALLSLSSLSPLAPPCPSFPLQLQTRISFSRARIGASSTSSPSTSQVIQHASSNPKVVVTRERGKNTKLFDALAEHGINCLELPLIQHSQGPDSDRLVSVLSAETAFDWIVITSPEAGSVFLEAWKAAGTPNVRIGVVGAGTASIFENLNQSSKQSLHVAFAPSKATGKVLASELPMDGNKRCTVLYPASAKASNEIEEGLSHRGFQVLRLNTYTTVPVDHVDHIVLEKAQSVPVVAVASPSAVRSWVNLISEPDSWSNAVACIGETTASAAKRLGLRNVYFPMQPGLDGWVASILEALRAHDKF; encoded by the exons ATGGCGTTACTTTCTCTCTCCTCTCTCAGTCCTCTCGCTCCGCCATGTCCGTCTTTTCCTCTGCAACTTCAAACGCGAATCTCTTTCTCTCGTGCCAGAATCGGAGCGTCTTCGACTTCGTCTCCGTCGACTTCGCAAGTGATTCAGCATGCTTCTTCAAATCCGAAAGTCGTCGTCACCAGAGAACGAGGCAAAAACACCAAGCTTTTTGACGCTCTG GCCGAACATGGGATCAATTGCTTGGAACTTCCCCTTATTCAGCATTCACAAGGGCCTGACTCGGATAGGCTTGTTTCTGTTTTAAGTG CAGAAACGGCGTTTGACTGGATTGTCATAACTTCACCTGAAGCTGGTTCAGTCTTTCTTGAGGCATGGAA GGCAGCAGGAACACCAAATGTTAGGATTGGTGTTGTTGGAGCTGGTACTGCAAGTATatttgagaatctaaatcaatCATCAAAGCAATCACTTCATGTTGCATTTGCACCATCAAAAG CAACAGGCAAAGTTTTGGCTTCAGAGCTTCCAATGGATGGGAATAAGAGATGCACTGTCTTATATCCAGCTTCAGCGAAGGCTAGCAATGAGATTG AAGAAGGCTTGTCTCATCGTGGATTTCAGGTTCTGAGGCTAAATACTTACACAACT GTACCTGTTGATCATGTTGACCATATTGTCTTGGAGAAGGCCCAATCTGTGCCAGTTGTTGCTGTTGCTTCACCTTCTGCGGTTCG ATCTTGGGTCAATCTCATTTCAGAGCCTGATTCTTGGAGCAATGCAGTGGCCTGTATTGGAGAGACAACTGCCTCCGCTGCAAAAAGATTAGGATTGAGAAATGTGTATTTCCCGATGCAGCCTGGACTTGATGG ATGGGTTGCTAGCATCCTTGAAGCCTTAAGGGCTCATGACAAATTTTAG
- the LOC107958097 gene encoding uroporphyrinogen-III synthase, chloroplastic isoform X4, producing MALLSLSSLSPLAPPCPSFPLQLQTRISFSRARIGASSTSSPSTSQVIQHASSNPKVVVTRERGKNTKLFDALAEHGINCLELPLIQHSQGPDSDRLVSVLSETAFDWIVITSPEAGSVFLEAWKAAGTPNVRIGVVGAGTASIFENLNQSSKQSLHVAFAPSKATGKVLASELPMDGNKRCTVLYPASAKASNEIEGLSHRGFQVLRLNTYTTVPVDHVDHIVLEKAQSVPVVAVASPSAVRSWVNLISEPDSWSNAVACIGETTASAAKRLGLRNVYFPMQPGLDGWVASILEALRAHDKF from the exons ATGGCGTTACTTTCTCTCTCCTCTCTCAGTCCTCTCGCTCCGCCATGTCCGTCTTTTCCTCTGCAACTTCAAACGCGAATCTCTTTCTCTCGTGCCAGAATCGGAGCGTCTTCGACTTCGTCTCCGTCGACTTCGCAAGTGATTCAGCATGCTTCTTCAAATCCGAAAGTCGTCGTCACCAGAGAACGAGGCAAAAACACCAAGCTTTTTGACGCTCTG GCCGAACATGGGATCAATTGCTTGGAACTTCCCCTTATTCAGCATTCACAAGGGCCTGACTCGGATAGGCTTGTTTCTGTTTTAAGTG AAACGGCGTTTGACTGGATTGTCATAACTTCACCTGAAGCTGGTTCAGTCTTTCTTGAGGCATGGAA GGCAGCAGGAACACCAAATGTTAGGATTGGTGTTGTTGGAGCTGGTACTGCAAGTATatttgagaatctaaatcaatCATCAAAGCAATCACTTCATGTTGCATTTGCACCATCAAAAG CAACAGGCAAAGTTTTGGCTTCAGAGCTTCCAATGGATGGGAATAAGAGATGCACTGTCTTATATCCAGCTTCAGCGAAGGCTAGCAATGAGATTG AAGGCTTGTCTCATCGTGGATTTCAGGTTCTGAGGCTAAATACTTACACAACT GTACCTGTTGATCATGTTGACCATATTGTCTTGGAGAAGGCCCAATCTGTGCCAGTTGTTGCTGTTGCTTCACCTTCTGCGGTTCG ATCTTGGGTCAATCTCATTTCAGAGCCTGATTCTTGGAGCAATGCAGTGGCCTGTATTGGAGAGACAACTGCCTCCGCTGCAAAAAGATTAGGATTGAGAAATGTGTATTTCCCGATGCAGCCTGGACTTGATGG ATGGGTTGCTAGCATCCTTGAAGCCTTAAGGGCTCATGACAAATTTTAG
- the LOC107958097 gene encoding uroporphyrinogen-III synthase, chloroplastic isoform X5 translates to MALLSLSSLSPLAPPCPSFPLQLQTRISFSRARIGASSTSSPSTSQVIQHASSNPKVVVTRERGKNTKLFDALAEHGINCLELPLIQHSQGPDSDRLVSVLSETAFDWIVITSPEAGSVFLEAWKAAGTPNVRIGVVGAGTASIFENLNQSSKQSLHVAFAPSKATGKVLASELPMDGNKRCTVLYPASAKASNEIEEGLSHRGFQVLRLNTYTTVPVDHVDHIVLEKAQSVPVVAVASPSAVRSWVNLISEPDSWSNAVACIGETTASAAKRLGLRNVYFPMQPGLDG, encoded by the exons ATGGCGTTACTTTCTCTCTCCTCTCTCAGTCCTCTCGCTCCGCCATGTCCGTCTTTTCCTCTGCAACTTCAAACGCGAATCTCTTTCTCTCGTGCCAGAATCGGAGCGTCTTCGACTTCGTCTCCGTCGACTTCGCAAGTGATTCAGCATGCTTCTTCAAATCCGAAAGTCGTCGTCACCAGAGAACGAGGCAAAAACACCAAGCTTTTTGACGCTCTG GCCGAACATGGGATCAATTGCTTGGAACTTCCCCTTATTCAGCATTCACAAGGGCCTGACTCGGATAGGCTTGTTTCTGTTTTAAGTG AAACGGCGTTTGACTGGATTGTCATAACTTCACCTGAAGCTGGTTCAGTCTTTCTTGAGGCATGGAA GGCAGCAGGAACACCAAATGTTAGGATTGGTGTTGTTGGAGCTGGTACTGCAAGTATatttgagaatctaaatcaatCATCAAAGCAATCACTTCATGTTGCATTTGCACCATCAAAAG CAACAGGCAAAGTTTTGGCTTCAGAGCTTCCAATGGATGGGAATAAGAGATGCACTGTCTTATATCCAGCTTCAGCGAAGGCTAGCAATGAGATTG AAGAAGGCTTGTCTCATCGTGGATTTCAGGTTCTGAGGCTAAATACTTACACAACT GTACCTGTTGATCATGTTGACCATATTGTCTTGGAGAAGGCCCAATCTGTGCCAGTTGTTGCTGTTGCTTCACCTTCTGCGGTTCG ATCTTGGGTCAATCTCATTTCAGAGCCTGATTCTTGGAGCAATGCAGTGGCCTGTATTGGAGAGACAACTGCCTCCGCTGCAAAAAGATTAGGATTGAGAAATGTGTATTTCCCGATGCAGCCTGGACTTGATGGGTAA